One Engystomops pustulosus chromosome 7, aEngPut4.maternal, whole genome shotgun sequence DNA window includes the following coding sequences:
- the LOC140070885 gene encoding uncharacterized protein isoform X1, translating into MNCYSDAVFMCCKESLKKRKSTTALLLHRDESSIKEDIRDQCPEFTNDVTNTSRNRTIPPSQDPLQYIRNEDLYRHSSQMFLEGVNKTVVGGKVKADLKRPVEDNRRGLSEIPLNSTAEEYEESLKSIYELKQLPTALINLKHCSDDHQHNKIGDENASVRKLSTPKKNGGGQSEDSQQQNVLGELLMEIHNENICTDGNETWFSLENTIMNGCDKKGLVEILKRNKTKESCNSDIKDQMTKTSDIYYEETNIIHTSNTEHIGGETLSQPTTTHSSNQKILKNSDKHQDRAILGVVLGGSFEESSSDSEEISESKGGAEECKLVKDEMLGRQKSFENYQNESVQSDLSDDTVSNESNKRRSTSDKCLQMKDLRQLNGKAKSELGMFSKGDDEKKGEIGEVSKTQEVEEGKEVMKMVLRSTEIGISKPRVITNCAMYEEDTDINSDTEDDDKEESTSGKYPGQETKDINDATDNSAHENHFEDEEDDDKGDGDDNSDEDDNSDHEDKDDENYEDNYNEEDRMVSEEDRIQQIDIHKEDCSTEASENEELSLGEEEGSHDSSDVEKSFCENHDEIEDTDLIEEEPNVDLWSCSSKCTNTETEKIKKNLRKDGGATRKDESADLEDQATVNSQELKEDGQIDTENQRSHWLCCLKSCFLSDDTRENLKRCSEDRNMDLLQLNPVESASSFLKQELCESPTFSRNTEVASAHRAPSEDSSEDLSDNEQKSKNSKQDWSDSEDDVHSFYD; encoded by the exons ATGAATTGTTATTCGGATGCAGTTTTTATGTGCTGCAAAGAATCACTGAAGAAAAGAAAGTCTACAACTGCTTTACTATTACACAGAGATGAGAGCTCTATTAAAGAAGATATCAGAGATCAGTGTCCAGAATTCACAAATGACGTTACTAACACCAGCAGGAACAGAACCAttcctccatcacaagatccccTGCAATATATAAGGAATGAAGATCTGTATAGACATTCAAGCCAAATGTTCCTAGAAGGGGTGAACAAAACAGTTGTTGGGGGCAAGGTTAAGGCTGACTTAAAGAGACCTGTAGAAGACAACCGCAGAGGATTATCAG AAATTCCATTGAACTCCACTGCTGAAGAATATGAGGAGTCATTAAAATCTATCTACGAGTTAAAACAGCTTCCAACTGCTTTGATAAATCTTAAACACTGTAGTGATGATCATCAACACAATAAAATAGGAGATGAAAATGCAAGTGTAAGAAAACTGAGCACCCCAAAGAAAAATGGAGGAGGACAatctgaggacagtcagcagcagaATGTTCTGGGTGAATTGTTGATGGAAATACATAATGAAAACATCTGCACAGATGGCAATGAAACATGGTTTAGTTTGGAGAACACAATCATGAATGGCTGTGATAAAAAAGGACTGGTTGAAATACTTAAACGgaataaaacaaaagaaagttGCAACTCTGATATAAAGGATCAAATGACTAAAACATCAGATATATACTATGAAGAAACAAACATAATACATACTTCAAATACAGAGCACATAGGTGGAGAAACATTAAGTCAACCGACCACGACACATTCAAGTAATCAGAAGATTCTTAAGAATTCTGATAAACATCAGGATAGGGCAATCCTAGGGGTTGTTTTAGGTGGGTCATTTGAAGAAAGCAGTAGTGACTCTGAAGAAATCAGTGAATCAAAAGGAGGAGCAGAAGAATGTAAACTAGTTAAAGACGAGATGTTAGGTAGACAAAAGTCTTTTGAAAACTATCAGAATGAAAGTGTCCAGTCAGATCTGTCTGATGACACAGTAAGTAATGAAAGCAACAAAAGAAGATCAACATCCGATAAATGCCTACAAATGAAAGATCTCAGACAACTAAATGGGAAAGCTAAGAGTGAATTAGGTATGTTTTCAAAAGGTGATGAtgaaaaaaaaggagaaattgGGGAAGTCAGTAAAACTCAAGAAGTGGAAGAAGGTAAAGAAGTTATGAAAATGGTACTTAGGTCCACAGAAATCGGAATATCAAAACCAAGAGTGATTACAAACTGTGCAATGTATGAAGAGGATACAGATATAAACAGTGACACAGAAGATGATGACAAGGAAGAGAGTACAAGTGGAAAATATCCTGGACAGGAAACTAAGGACATTAACGATGCCACAGACAACAGTGCTCATGAGAATCAttttgaggatgaggaggatgatgataaagGTGATGGtgatgataatagtgatgaagaTGATAATAGTGATCATGAAGATAAAGATGATGAAAATTATGAGGATAATTATAATGAAGAAGACAGAATGGTATCTGAAGAAGATAGAATACAACAGATAGATATACATAAGGAAGACTGTAGTACTGAGGCTTCTGAAAATGAAGAACTTAGTTTGGGAGAGGAGGAAGGCAGCCATGATTCATCAGATGTAGAAAAATCATTTTGTGAAAACCATGATGAAATAGAAGACACTGATTTGATAGAGGAAGAGCCAAATGTCGACCTTTGGTCATGCAGCTCTAAGTGCACTAATACAGAAACTGAAAAGATAAAGAAGAATTTAAGAAAGGATGGAGGAGCAACAAG GAAAGATGAATCCGCTGATCTTGAAGATCAAG CTACAGTGAACTCTCAGGAACTGAAAGAAGATGGACAAATAGACACAGAAAATCAGAG GAGCCACTGGCTTTGCTGCCTGAAATCATGCTTTCTCTCCGATGACACAAg agAAAATCTGAAAAGATGCAGCGAGGATAGAAATATGGATTTACTTCAACTGAATCCTGTCGAATCTGCGTCCTCATTTCTTAAGCAGGAGTTGTGTGAAAGCCCCACTTTCAG CAGAAATACTGAAGTAGCATCTGCTCATAGGGCACCTTCAGAAG attCAAGTGAAGATTTATCTGACAATGAAcagaaatctaaaaattcaaagcAGGACTGGTCCGATTCAGAAGATGATGTGCATTCTTTCTATGACTGA
- the LOC140070885 gene encoding uncharacterized protein isoform X2 produces MNCYSDAVFMCCKESLKKRKSTTALLLHRDESSIKEDIRDQCPEFTNDVTNTSRNRTIPPSQDPLQYIRNEDLYRHSSQMFLEGVNKTVVGGKVKADLKRPVEDNRRGLSEIPLNSTAEEYEESLKSIYELKQLPTALINLKHCSDDHQHNKIGDENASVRKLSTPKKNGGGQSEDSQQQNVLGELLMEIHNENICTDGNETWFSLENTIMNGCDKKGLVEILKRNKTKESCNSDIKDQMTKTSDIYYEETNIIHTSNTEHIGGETLSQPTTTHSSNQKILKNSDKHQDRAILGVVLGGSFEESSSDSEEISESKGGAEECKLVKDEMLGRQKSFENYQNESVQSDLSDDTVSNESNKRRSTSDKCLQMKDLRQLNGKAKSELGMFSKGDDEKKGEIGEVSKTQEVEEGKEVMKMVLRSTEIGISKPRVITNCAMYEEDTDINSDTEDDDKEESTSGKYPGQETKDINDATDNSAHENHFEDEEDDDKGDGDDNSDEDDNSDHEDKDDENYEDNYNEEDRMVSEEDRIQQIDIHKEDCSTEASENEELSLGEEEGSHDSSDVEKSFCENHDEIEDTDLIEEEPNVDLWSCSSKCTNTETEKIKKNLRKDGGATRKDESADLEDQATVNSQELKEDGQIDTENQRSHWLCCLKSCFLSDDTRENLKRCSEDRNMDLLQLNPVESASSFLKQELCESPTFRNTEVASAHRAPSEDSSEDLSDNEQKSKNSKQDWSDSEDDVHSFYD; encoded by the exons ATGAATTGTTATTCGGATGCAGTTTTTATGTGCTGCAAAGAATCACTGAAGAAAAGAAAGTCTACAACTGCTTTACTATTACACAGAGATGAGAGCTCTATTAAAGAAGATATCAGAGATCAGTGTCCAGAATTCACAAATGACGTTACTAACACCAGCAGGAACAGAACCAttcctccatcacaagatccccTGCAATATATAAGGAATGAAGATCTGTATAGACATTCAAGCCAAATGTTCCTAGAAGGGGTGAACAAAACAGTTGTTGGGGGCAAGGTTAAGGCTGACTTAAAGAGACCTGTAGAAGACAACCGCAGAGGATTATCAG AAATTCCATTGAACTCCACTGCTGAAGAATATGAGGAGTCATTAAAATCTATCTACGAGTTAAAACAGCTTCCAACTGCTTTGATAAATCTTAAACACTGTAGTGATGATCATCAACACAATAAAATAGGAGATGAAAATGCAAGTGTAAGAAAACTGAGCACCCCAAAGAAAAATGGAGGAGGACAatctgaggacagtcagcagcagaATGTTCTGGGTGAATTGTTGATGGAAATACATAATGAAAACATCTGCACAGATGGCAATGAAACATGGTTTAGTTTGGAGAACACAATCATGAATGGCTGTGATAAAAAAGGACTGGTTGAAATACTTAAACGgaataaaacaaaagaaagttGCAACTCTGATATAAAGGATCAAATGACTAAAACATCAGATATATACTATGAAGAAACAAACATAATACATACTTCAAATACAGAGCACATAGGTGGAGAAACATTAAGTCAACCGACCACGACACATTCAAGTAATCAGAAGATTCTTAAGAATTCTGATAAACATCAGGATAGGGCAATCCTAGGGGTTGTTTTAGGTGGGTCATTTGAAGAAAGCAGTAGTGACTCTGAAGAAATCAGTGAATCAAAAGGAGGAGCAGAAGAATGTAAACTAGTTAAAGACGAGATGTTAGGTAGACAAAAGTCTTTTGAAAACTATCAGAATGAAAGTGTCCAGTCAGATCTGTCTGATGACACAGTAAGTAATGAAAGCAACAAAAGAAGATCAACATCCGATAAATGCCTACAAATGAAAGATCTCAGACAACTAAATGGGAAAGCTAAGAGTGAATTAGGTATGTTTTCAAAAGGTGATGAtgaaaaaaaaggagaaattgGGGAAGTCAGTAAAACTCAAGAAGTGGAAGAAGGTAAAGAAGTTATGAAAATGGTACTTAGGTCCACAGAAATCGGAATATCAAAACCAAGAGTGATTACAAACTGTGCAATGTATGAAGAGGATACAGATATAAACAGTGACACAGAAGATGATGACAAGGAAGAGAGTACAAGTGGAAAATATCCTGGACAGGAAACTAAGGACATTAACGATGCCACAGACAACAGTGCTCATGAGAATCAttttgaggatgaggaggatgatgataaagGTGATGGtgatgataatagtgatgaagaTGATAATAGTGATCATGAAGATAAAGATGATGAAAATTATGAGGATAATTATAATGAAGAAGACAGAATGGTATCTGAAGAAGATAGAATACAACAGATAGATATACATAAGGAAGACTGTAGTACTGAGGCTTCTGAAAATGAAGAACTTAGTTTGGGAGAGGAGGAAGGCAGCCATGATTCATCAGATGTAGAAAAATCATTTTGTGAAAACCATGATGAAATAGAAGACACTGATTTGATAGAGGAAGAGCCAAATGTCGACCTTTGGTCATGCAGCTCTAAGTGCACTAATACAGAAACTGAAAAGATAAAGAAGAATTTAAGAAAGGATGGAGGAGCAACAAG GAAAGATGAATCCGCTGATCTTGAAGATCAAG CTACAGTGAACTCTCAGGAACTGAAAGAAGATGGACAAATAGACACAGAAAATCAGAG GAGCCACTGGCTTTGCTGCCTGAAATCATGCTTTCTCTCCGATGACACAAg agAAAATCTGAAAAGATGCAGCGAGGATAGAAATATGGATTTACTTCAACTGAATCCTGTCGAATCTGCGTCCTCATTTCTTAAGCAGGAGTTGTGTGAAAGCCCCACTTTCAG AAATACTGAAGTAGCATCTGCTCATAGGGCACCTTCAGAAG attCAAGTGAAGATTTATCTGACAATGAAcagaaatctaaaaattcaaagcAGGACTGGTCCGATTCAGAAGATGATGTGCATTCTTTCTATGACTGA
- the LOC140070885 gene encoding uncharacterized protein isoform X3, translated as MNCYSDAVFMCCKESLKKRKSTTALLLHRDESSIKEDIRDQCPEFTNDVTNTSRNRTIPPSQDPLQYIRNEDLYRHSSQMFLEGVNKTVVGGKVKADLKRPVEDNRRGLSEIPLNSTAEEYEESLKSIYELKQLPTALINLKHCSDDHQHNKIGDENASVRKLSTPKKNGGGQSEDSQQQNVLGELLMEIHNENICTDGNETWFSLENTIMNGCDKKGLVEILKRNKTKESCNSDIKDQMTKTSDIYYEETNIIHTSNTEHIGGETLSQPTTTHSSNQKILKNSDKHQDRAILGVVLGGSFEESSSDSEEISESKGGAEECKLVKDEMLGRQKSFENYQNESVQSDLSDDTVSNESNKRRSTSDKCLQMKDLRQLNGKAKSELGMFSKGDDEKKGEIGEVSKTQEVEEGKEVMKMVLRSTEIGISKPRVITNCAMYEEDTDINSDTEDDDKEESTSGKYPGQETKDINDATDNSAHENHFEDEEDDDKGDGDDNSDEDDNSDHEDKDDENYEDNYNEEDRMVSEEDRIQQIDIHKEDCSTEASENEELSLGEEEGSHDSSDVEKSFCENHDEIEDTDLIEEEPNVDLWSCSSKCTNTETEKIKKNLRKDGGATRKDESADLEDQGVKPLGAPKILRAKGANYWFST; from the exons ATGAATTGTTATTCGGATGCAGTTTTTATGTGCTGCAAAGAATCACTGAAGAAAAGAAAGTCTACAACTGCTTTACTATTACACAGAGATGAGAGCTCTATTAAAGAAGATATCAGAGATCAGTGTCCAGAATTCACAAATGACGTTACTAACACCAGCAGGAACAGAACCAttcctccatcacaagatccccTGCAATATATAAGGAATGAAGATCTGTATAGACATTCAAGCCAAATGTTCCTAGAAGGGGTGAACAAAACAGTTGTTGGGGGCAAGGTTAAGGCTGACTTAAAGAGACCTGTAGAAGACAACCGCAGAGGATTATCAG AAATTCCATTGAACTCCACTGCTGAAGAATATGAGGAGTCATTAAAATCTATCTACGAGTTAAAACAGCTTCCAACTGCTTTGATAAATCTTAAACACTGTAGTGATGATCATCAACACAATAAAATAGGAGATGAAAATGCAAGTGTAAGAAAACTGAGCACCCCAAAGAAAAATGGAGGAGGACAatctgaggacagtcagcagcagaATGTTCTGGGTGAATTGTTGATGGAAATACATAATGAAAACATCTGCACAGATGGCAATGAAACATGGTTTAGTTTGGAGAACACAATCATGAATGGCTGTGATAAAAAAGGACTGGTTGAAATACTTAAACGgaataaaacaaaagaaagttGCAACTCTGATATAAAGGATCAAATGACTAAAACATCAGATATATACTATGAAGAAACAAACATAATACATACTTCAAATACAGAGCACATAGGTGGAGAAACATTAAGTCAACCGACCACGACACATTCAAGTAATCAGAAGATTCTTAAGAATTCTGATAAACATCAGGATAGGGCAATCCTAGGGGTTGTTTTAGGTGGGTCATTTGAAGAAAGCAGTAGTGACTCTGAAGAAATCAGTGAATCAAAAGGAGGAGCAGAAGAATGTAAACTAGTTAAAGACGAGATGTTAGGTAGACAAAAGTCTTTTGAAAACTATCAGAATGAAAGTGTCCAGTCAGATCTGTCTGATGACACAGTAAGTAATGAAAGCAACAAAAGAAGATCAACATCCGATAAATGCCTACAAATGAAAGATCTCAGACAACTAAATGGGAAAGCTAAGAGTGAATTAGGTATGTTTTCAAAAGGTGATGAtgaaaaaaaaggagaaattgGGGAAGTCAGTAAAACTCAAGAAGTGGAAGAAGGTAAAGAAGTTATGAAAATGGTACTTAGGTCCACAGAAATCGGAATATCAAAACCAAGAGTGATTACAAACTGTGCAATGTATGAAGAGGATACAGATATAAACAGTGACACAGAAGATGATGACAAGGAAGAGAGTACAAGTGGAAAATATCCTGGACAGGAAACTAAGGACATTAACGATGCCACAGACAACAGTGCTCATGAGAATCAttttgaggatgaggaggatgatgataaagGTGATGGtgatgataatagtgatgaagaTGATAATAGTGATCATGAAGATAAAGATGATGAAAATTATGAGGATAATTATAATGAAGAAGACAGAATGGTATCTGAAGAAGATAGAATACAACAGATAGATATACATAAGGAAGACTGTAGTACTGAGGCTTCTGAAAATGAAGAACTTAGTTTGGGAGAGGAGGAAGGCAGCCATGATTCATCAGATGTAGAAAAATCATTTTGTGAAAACCATGATGAAATAGAAGACACTGATTTGATAGAGGAAGAGCCAAATGTCGACCTTTGGTCATGCAGCTCTAAGTGCACTAATACAGAAACTGAAAAGATAAAGAAGAATTTAAGAAAGGATGGAGGAGCAACAAG GAAAGATGAATCCGCTGATCTTGAAGATCAAG GAGTCAAACCTCTGGGAGCTCCAAAAATCCTGAGAGCAAAGGGGGCAAACTACTGGTTTAGCACT TGA